One window of Mus caroli chromosome 11, CAROLI_EIJ_v1.1, whole genome shotgun sequence genomic DNA carries:
- the Mrpl22 gene encoding 39S ribosomal protein L22, mitochondrial isoform X1, which produces MAAALLRELGALRLPNLRIWATQTLRVLPPSCIHTSASLDISRKWEKKNKIVYPPQLPGEPRRPAEIYHCRRQIKYSKDKMWYLAKMIRGMSIDQALAQLEFNDKKGAQIIKEVLLEAQDMAVRDHNVEFRSNLHIAESTSGRGQCLKRIRYHGRGRFGIMEKVYCHYFVKLVEGPPPPPEVPKTAVDHAKDYIQQLRSRTIIHTL; this is translated from the exons ATGGCGGCCGCACTACTGCGAGAGTTGG GTGCACTGCGGCTACCTAACCTGAGGATCTGGGCAACGCAGACGCTGCG GGTTTTACCGCCGTCGTGCATCCACACGAGTGCTTCTCTTGACATTTCTCGAAAATGggagaagaagaataaaattgtTTACCCACCTCAACTGCCTGGCGAACCTCGGAGACCAGCA GAAATTTACCATTGTCGGAGACAAATAAAATACAGCAAGGACAAGATGTGGTACCTGGCAAAGATG ATACGAGGCATGTCCATTGATCAGGCTTTGGCGCAGCTGGAATTCAATGATAAAAAGGGGGCTCAGATCATTAAAGAG GTTCTCTTAGAAGCACAAGACATGGCAGTGAGAGACCATAATGTGGAGTTCAGATCCAACTTACACATAG ctGAGTCTACCTCAGGCAGAGGCCAGTGCCTGAAGCGCATCCGTTACCATGGCCGAGGTCGCTTTGGCATCATGGAGAAGGTCTATTGCCACTATTTTGTAAAGCTGGTGgaaggacccccacccccacctgaagTACCCAAGACAGCAGTTGACCACGCCAAGGACTATATTCAGCAGCTTCGCAGCCGGACCATCATCCATACTCTATGA
- the Mrpl22 gene encoding 39S ribosomal protein L22, mitochondrial isoform X2: MWYLAKMIRGMSIDQALAQLEFNDKKGAQIIKEVLLEAQDMAVRDHNVEFRSNLHIAESTSGRGQCLKRIRYHGRGRFGIMEKVYCHYFVKLVEGPPPPPEVPKTAVDHAKDYIQQLRSRTIIHTL, encoded by the exons ATGTGGTACCTGGCAAAGATG ATACGAGGCATGTCCATTGATCAGGCTTTGGCGCAGCTGGAATTCAATGATAAAAAGGGGGCTCAGATCATTAAAGAG GTTCTCTTAGAAGCACAAGACATGGCAGTGAGAGACCATAATGTGGAGTTCAGATCCAACTTACACATAG ctGAGTCTACCTCAGGCAGAGGCCAGTGCCTGAAGCGCATCCGTTACCATGGCCGAGGTCGCTTTGGCATCATGGAGAAGGTCTATTGCCACTATTTTGTAAAGCTGGTGgaaggacccccacccccacctgaagTACCCAAGACAGCAGTTGACCACGCCAAGGACTATATTCAGCAGCTTCGCAGCCGGACCATCATCCATACTCTATGA